A single genomic interval of Pseudochaenichthys georgianus chromosome 3, fPseGeo1.2, whole genome shotgun sequence harbors:
- the LOC117442144 gene encoding piggyBac transposable element-derived protein 4-like, translating to MRELEVRVNNKRLEVQQAPKYLGVRLDRTLSFKQHLEEVKAKVTSRVALIHRLAGTTWGACAKTLRLSTQALVFSAAEYCAPAWSRSPHASKVDVVINNALRIITGCLKPTPVSLLPVLAGIAPAGLRWEAATLALARKAQKHDWHILHNTTTRAAPLSRLKSRLPFNKAAQEILNSTSEDLSRDAWLAAAWKQEWEPGPPASIATSGTQEMAPSEADTEEASESTDDASEVGTDQLESNSDSSETESGGELEEAAAGWTSKNGKVFWSPTNTETLRYVPAARSLTPGPTHYPVARISDPASSFALLLTDDILQHIVSMTNLHGRRSIAEWRDMDTEELQAYVGLLIFAGVYRSKNESTLSLWSEKSGRSIFRATMSHRRFHQISRTLRFDDKLSRPRRCDDKLAAFRKVWDMWTHRLPMLFSPFSEVCVDEQLVPFRGRCSFKQYMPKKPAKYGIKIWANCDVKSSYAWRLQVYRGKAAGSPSEVNQGIRVVLEMTEGFQGHIITCDNFFTSFALAEELLRRKLALVGTIRRNKPQLPPILLQARARAVLSSTFAFTKTHPLVSYIPRRGRNVLLLSTKHRSPDVSDEMKRKPVIIKDYNRCKGGVDNLDKVVATYSCRRRTNRWPLALFHNLVDISHYNAYILWTSIEPSWQQQKPYRRRLFIEEVGEMLVTPHIMKRGRLPRSSAAATMVSDLQGAAAGPSLISERKSRRQCHFCMDRRVCRTCCKCGKFICKDHSLSICSPFST from the exons ATGAGGGAACTTGAGGTGCGTGTCAACAATAAACGTCTGGAGGTCCAGCAAGCCCCGAAGTACCTCGGTGTGCGTCTGGATCGGACACTGTCCTTCAAACAACACCTTGAAGAAGTCAAGGCCAAGGTAACATCAAGGGTCGCGCTGATCCACCGCCTCGCTGGAACAACCTGGGGAGCCTGCGCTAAGACGCTGCGATTATCGACCCAAGCCCTGGTCTTCTCTGCAGCGGAATACTGCGCCCCAGCCTGGAGCAGAAGCCCTCACGCAAGTAAGGTTGACGTGGTGATCAACaacgccctcaggattataactgGATGCTTGAAGCCTACACCTGTGTCCCTCTTGCCAGTCCTCGCGGGAATAGCTCCGGCCGGCCTCCGATGGGAGGCTGCCACCCTCGCCCTGGCCAGGAAAGCCCAAAAGCATGACTGGCACATCCTGCATAACACGACAACGAGAGCAGCACCCCTAAGTAGgctcaagtcccgcctccccTTCAACAAGGCAGCACAAGAGATTCTCAATTCCACCTCTGAGGACCtctccagagatgcatggttGGCGGCTGCTTGGAAGCAGGAGTGGGAGCCGGGCCCTCCCGCATCCATCGCtacatctgggacccaggagatggcgcca TCTGAGGCTGACACAGAAGAGGCCTCAGAGTCCACGGATGACGCCTCAGAGGTGGGAACAGACCAGCTAGAGTCCAACTCAGACTCATCTGAAACTGAGAGCGGAGGGGAGTTGGAGGAAGCAGCTGCAGGATGGACTTCAAAAAATGGTAAAGTGTTTTGGTCTCCCACAAACACTGAGACGCTCCGCTACGTCCCAGCAGCCAGAAGTTTGACCCCGGGACCAACACACTATCCTGTCGCCCGAATCAGTGACCCGGCATCCAGCTTTGCACTGCTGCTGACAGATGACATCCTGCAGCATATTGTGTCCATGACAAACCTGCATGGGAGACGGTCAATTGCAGAGTGGCGAGATATGGACACAGAGGAACTGCAGGCTTACGTGGGGCTGCTCATTTTCGCCGGTGTTTACAGATCAAAAAATGAATCGACCCTTAGCCTCTGGAGTGAGAAATCGGGACGGAGCATTTTCAGAGCCACGATGTCCCACAGGAGGTTTCACCAAATAAGCCGAACACTGCGGTTCGACGACAAGCTATCCCGACCGCGGCGCTGTGATGACAAGCTGGCTGCCTTCCGCAAAGTCTGGGATATGTGGACGCACCGCCTGCCGATGCTGTTCAGCCCATTCAGCGAAGTCTGCGTGGATGAACAGCTCGTCCCATTCAGAGGCAGGTGCAGCTTCAAGCAGTACATGCCAAAAAAGCCGGCCAAATACGGTATAAAGATTTGGGCAAACTGTGATGTAAAATCATCCTACGCCTGGAGACTGCAGGTGTATAGAGGCAAAGCAGCTGGCAGTCCTTCTGAAGTCAACCAGGGGATCAGGGTGGTCCTGGAGATGACAGAGGGGTTCCAGGGACACATCATTACCTGTGACAATTTTTTCACGTCCTTCGCACTGGCTGAGGAGCTGCTCAGGAGAAAACTGGCCCTGGTTGGCACAATTCGCCGAAACAAGCCTCAGCTTCCCCCTATTTTGCTCCAGGCAAGAGCGAGAGcggtcctctcctccacctttgCCTTTACGAAGACCCACCCACTGGTCTCTTACATCCCTCGACGGGGCAGGAATGTGCTGCTTCTAAGCACGAAACACCGCAGTCCAGACGTAAGCGACGAAATGAAGAGAAAGCCGGTCATAATCAAAGACTACAACCGATGCAAAGGAGGTGTCGACAACCTTGATAAG GTTGTTGCCACCTACTCCTGCAGGAGGAGAACAAATCGCTGGCCACTTGCCCTCTTCCACAACCTGGTTGACATTTCCCATTACAACGCCTACATCCTGTGGACATCAATCGAGCCATCCTGGCAGCAGCAGAAACCATACAGGAGGAGGCTCTTCATTGAAGAGGTGGGAGAAATGCTGGTGACCCCACACATCATGAAGAGAGGGCGCCTTCCCCGCTCATCAGCCGCTGCAACAATGGTGTCAGATCTGCAGGGTGCTGCTGCAGGCCCCTCTCTCATCAGTGAACGGAAGAGCAGGAGGCAGTGCCACTTTTGCATGGACAGAAGAGTTTGCAGGACCTGCTGCAAATGTGGGAAATTCATATGCAAGGACCACAGTCTGTCCATTTGCAGCCCCTTCTCCACCTGA